In one Macaca nemestrina isolate mMacNem1 chromosome 2, mMacNem.hap1, whole genome shotgun sequence genomic region, the following are encoded:
- the LOC105490368 gene encoding atypical chemokine receptor 4, whose amino-acid sequence MALEQNQSTDYYYEENETNGTYDYSQYELICIKEDVREFAKVFLPVFLTIAFVIGLAGNSTVVAIYAYYKKQRTKTDVYILNLAVADLLLLFTLPFWAVNAVHGWVLGKIMCKITSALYTLNFVSGMQFLACISIDRYVAVTKGPSQSAVGKPCWVICFCVWMAAILLSIPQLVFYTVNDNARCIPIFPHYLGTSMKASIQMLEICIGFVVPFLIMGVCYFITARTLMKMPNIKISRPLKVLLTVVLVFIVTQLPYNIVKFCRAIDIIYSLITNCNMSKRMDIAIQITESIALFHSCLNPILYVFMGASFKNYIMKVAKKYGSWRRQRQSVEEFRFDSEGPTEPTSTFSI is encoded by the coding sequence ATGGCTTTGGAACAGAACCAGTCAACAGATTATTATTATGAGGAAAATGAAACGAATGGCACTTATGACTACAGTCAATATGAATTGATCTGTATCAAAGAAGACGTCAGAGAATTTGCAAAAGTTTTCCTCCCTGTATTCCTCACAATAGCTTTTGTCATTGGACTTGCAGGCAATTCCACGGTAGTGGCAATTTATGCCTATTACAAGAAACAGAGAACCAAAACAGATGTGTACATCCTGAATTTGGCTGTGGCAGATTTACTCCTTCTATTCACTCTGCCTTTTTGGGCTGTTAATGCAGTTCATGGGTGGGTTTTAGGGaaaataatgtgcaaaataactTCAGCCTTGTACACACTAAACTTTGTCTCTGGAATGCAGTTTCTGGCTTGTATCAGCATAGACAGATACGTGGCAGTAACTAAAGGCCCCAGCCAATCAGCAGTGGGAAAACCATGCTGGGTCATCTGTTTCTGTGTCTGGATGGCTGCCATCTTGCTGAGCATACCCCAGCTGGTTTTTTATACAGTAAATGACAATGCTAGGTGCATTCCCATTTTTCCCCACTACCTAGGAACATCAATGAAAGCATCGATTCAAATGCTAGAAATCTGCATTGGATTTGTAGTACCCTTTCTTATTATGGGGGTGTGCTACTTTATCACTGCAAGGACACTCATGAAGATGCCAAACATTAAAATATCTCGACCCCTAAAAGTTCTGCTCACAGTGGTTCTAGTTTTCATTGTCACTCAGCTGCCTTATAACATTGTCAAGTTCTGCCGAGCCATAGACATCATCTACTCCCTGATCACCAACTGCAACATGAGCAAACGCATGGACATTGCCATCCAAATCACAGAAAGCATCGCACTCTTTCACAGCTGCCTCAACCCAATCCTTTATGTTTTTATGGGAGCATCTTTCAAAAACTACATTATGAAAGTGGCCAAGAAATATGGGTCCTGGAGAAGACAGAGACAAAGTGTGGAGGAGTTTCGTTTTGATTCTGAGGGTCCTACAGAGCCAACCAGTACTTTTAGCATTTAA